The genomic stretch ACAACTGGTGTCCTAACGTTTTTCTCGTAGAAAAAGTGAGTGGAAAATACTATATTTTCATATTGTTTGGACCAAGGACAACAGCTTTCCTTGTAATCAGAATAGTGCCCTGTAGCTCGAATGTTTGTAAATCTTGATACTTGAATTTTAATCTTAATCCAATTCAACTTCCTCATCTTGGAGTCAAGTATTTACGATACAAACTAAGTAAAGGacttaagtatgggtttattctcaggcttccccaACACTAACCCTCACTTTACGttgaattctataatacctttgcaaaataaagtccctcttatcaataaatctagccagaaggacgcacgacgaaacttctcttGGGAATTATAATTGACGATATTTGGTTGGAGGAGGGCGTTTCGGTATAGTAGAGACATATTAAAAGGAAGGCTAAAACAATGATAATAATCATACCACTTCTCAATTGCGGTGTTGCTGATAATAGAACAGTAGTGTAGACACACTGGCATATCGTTTATTAGGGCTGCAAATTTTCGACACTGgaaacgaaaatgacaaaaacagtATTTTCACTGTCTCAAGTTGAAACGACCTTCAGTGTCACCGGTGTCAATTGTTAATGAAAGCCCGGTCATTGAAAGAAATGATCTTGATTCGAGTCATTTattgcatgaagtcgatgaactagataagcatctacattctcaaccGCATAACCATCGCTAAAGCAACACAGCGTGTGCAGCGTGAGCAGAAATGCTGCTGGCTAACAACCACTGTCAACTAATTTGAGCTGAAAGTCTCTTTCATTTCCTGCTCGTTCATTGATAATTGAAACCTAAAGGTTTCAATTTCAACTAAAAATCCTTTCATGACAGTAAAAGATCGCAGCACTGTTCATAATAGATTAACGATTAtagtcgcagtgaggaagtcaatacagcaaaaaaaaatcgctgagtaagaatttgataaaatttgatatttttcgacAGATAATATTCTGCGTACTTTTGTTAAAAATCCCACAAGATTTTACTTTGACCGTGAAAAGTTCCCAAGCTGTATAAGGAGCAATGATTTCCCCTTCTAAGTAGCTTTTCGAAATTGTGGCCCGAACAAAAAGATGTTTCAAAAACTAAACCCTTATAACCTACCAATCTGATATCATCACCCAGAAATCTCATAATCCAACCAATTTATGGATCCACTCCAATCTCATCTTTGGCGTAGATCTGTTATCGCCCAAATTGGAGTGCGAGACGATCGTGAATTCTCTGTTCCAGCCGCTCCTTCAGGGAAATCTCCCTAACGCAGCTCATAAACAGCTAAGACTTACGGTACGTACACATCCCTTCAACAGCCAGCTAGCTTTGCCTGCTAAATAGCTCCAATCTCTGCGGGTGAAGGCCAATCTTCAGATTACTCCAGCTTTTTCCAACAGCTTTGTTCATACGGGGGCAATTTTTTTCGACTCATCTTCGCACCTCATTACGCCTCGGCAACCGAAGCCTCAGCTCGACTCTACTCTGGTACACTTGGGTTAAAAGTTTATGACTCGTAGAAGACACTATCATCACCACACCAGTGAAATTTGAGACAAAGAGAGGGAAAACACCGAAAACCGCATTAATACTTCGTTGTTGTTCGTAAATGGAAAAGTGTTGGAAGCCTGACAATAGTAAATGCCAAAACTTTCACAGAATCGCTTCTTTTTCTCCACTGAATGAAATCTGCTTACAAGTTTAGCTTGCTGAAATGTTTTACTTCCACGCAAAAGTTATCGAATGAAACCATATTTTTAGTGAAAAATTAGTAAGAAAAGGTTAGCATTTGCTTTAACACACCACAAAACATTAAAGAAACTCACCTCTCTACAAACTGAATTGAGTTTTATTTCCCGTCTCGTTCGGTGGTGACTTTCACTAAGTCGCTCGAAATTGAAATATGAAACATTACAGCCAGTTTCGCTTCACATAAGGGTTCACACGAATATCAGCTACGCAAGCCCACCCACGGGTGCTGGAACGGAGGAAAGCATTAtcgtaaaaataaaatttaagtaTCGCACGCATTTTATTTCTGATAAGGCTTAATGCTTTCGCTGTCTCGCCTCATCCACGGGGGGGCGCAGATAGTTAGAAACCATGGCCATACACAGCAGCAAACCCGCTACAGGTGACGCGTGAACGCTTCCGTCGTTCGTGCTGGAAATGAGCTTTTGAACTGCAGTTTGACTTTCCGGCAGAGCCGGTGTTACGAAACGATCCTGAGCTTTTTATAGCCCTTAATATTCTTGCTGCAGGAAATAACGTTTTTACGACCCGGAGAATCGTGTGGAATATATATGTAaggaaactgtttttttttttgtgttgaagACTGTCACGTTTTATTTTTGCTCGAATTTTGCAGCTTTCAGCAGAAAATGAAACACCCACACTATCTAGATTAGAATAACCAAAAGTAATTTATTACTAGTACAACAAAAATTTCTCTTCTCACTATTTCATCCAATAAAACAATGGTTCGCGCAATAAAAGTGCAAAAGTTGTCTGCAGTTGACTCTCGGTGCTCGGACGGTGCTCAATAGTAAACTCACCCGTTTTATTATAGTCCAAAAATAAGTTCAAACAAACAATCGTGCAACCAAAAACTTGACTAATGCGAAAAGGCGCTGCATAGAGTAAACAGGAGTTTCAGTTCTTGGCCAGAGTGTTTTTCCCGCCCCATCGATGAAATGTTTACGGGGGGTCCCGTCCCGGGAGTGTGTGTGTAACACCATTAATGATGACTTGCAGATGCGAAGCGTTCGCTGAATTTTCCAATCAGCTGCAAAAACAAGCTCAACAACAACGCGGTCTGATTCGTAAATTCGAGCACTGGGCATGGGCAACAGTGACGTATGTCCCGGTATCATCACACACTGTTTCGGAAGCGTCAGAGTAACTCACCGAAGGAGAACTACACTATTTGTTCTACCTcctactacaaaaaaaaaaaaaaaaacaaacacacgcAGCGCGATGGACTGCGTCCTCTGCACTCCTCAATCACTTCTGCTAGTCCTATATTCTAGCGTCGGTACGCTACCGGTGTTTATTTATTCATCTTCCGATTCAACGATGGATGGACTTTGTTTGCAACCGATCCGCTACGGACTCACTCACATGTACCTGCTACAGTGGATTTGGATAAAAGGGGATTCGAATGGATGTGCCCCCTACTCTTCTATCTCGACCGAAGTGAGATTTGTAGTTCTGTCGATAGCACTGCAATGTGATGAAAAATTAACCGGGGCTAGTTTATGTCGCAGACTTCGACACAAACGGGCTAACATTCGTTCTGTGAACGGATGTTAAACGGGAACGAGGAAATACTGGGATAGACGGGCAAATAAGTTAGCATCGATTGAGTTTATTGCTggtgctgttttgtttgcacgCTTGGGTCTCGATTTTATGGATAGTGCGTATATTTGGAGATCAAATTCACCGGAATGTCGTGTGATTCTGTTATTCCTATTTTGCATTCTATTTATGTAGTttgattcagattttttttttttttgctggctTGTCTgtcttttttcataattttactCACTGATTTTTTATAATACAGTGCTGTTTCGATTTTTTGACGTTCGGAAAAAAACTTACCATGAGTGAATTTGACGCTATATTCTAACACAGAACAGAATTTTGGTGTCTCCCAGACACAGTATGATATACTGTTGCATAACTGAGAGTGAACTCCAGATATCAGCCTTCATTTGAAAcgagaaaaaattgtttgtGCTATCCAGCCCATGAGGCAAAACGAAACTAGATGTTATTTTGTAAGGCGCGTACATAAATTACGttacgctaaaaacctagatttcagactccctccccccctatgtaacgataagtaacgttcgatataacccccccccccccaaattacgtaacgctggacaacctgcccTCCCCTcttcaaatttgcaattttgagcaaacatcacagttacgtaacggtttcaacgaaccccccccccctcccccctatgaaacaataagtaacgcagacttaacccAGTTCCCCCCCGcctcttcatgcgttacgtaatttgtgtacgacgcctacaTAACTGAAAGTTACTCGATCTTAGTCCATTGGTTACCAACACTAAAtgaaattcatttttcgttttctGTATATACGATTATACATACTCGCGAATCTGAGGGAATGACATAACATGAAAAAAGACGGGGCCAGTTACAACTTGGATAAAAAGTTAAAATCGCGAAGTAAGGTgattatttttatcaaattaaaactctgattaaatccATTGCAGTTGCGCTGTAGTTTGATGTATACTACAAGCTGATAATAATGTGCATAATATATTACCTTTTGATCCAGACAATGGCGTTTTAAATCCGTTCAACTGAAGTTTTCGAACGATGGTGtatactaaagtcgctttttacgcgggggatacgtccgcgtaaaaagaaaccgtgtaaaaaaacgccTAGATTCCTGAATCCGCGTctaaaaaccacgtaaattccggaatccgcatataaaaaccgcataaaaagcgaccttagttcTAAAAAACTCGTTTTCAAATTCCCAAAAGAAACGTAAATTGATCTTTTTAGCTCAAAtccaaaatatattaaaaagattgaaaatttgagCTTCCAAATTAGGTTCAATAAACATGGGAAGTCGTACACCGTAAAGTTTAAGTAAAACTGAAATAAGAAACTTCCGACGGTAATTTTCCATCatgtttcttttttcaaaagtatCGATTTCGAGCTGTACCAGGTTTTGACTCTAATGAATATATGAGCATGTTAATATAACTTCCATTACCGCTACAGTATGCGAACCGAAAGCAAACGCGTGATGGGTTAACCACTGCTTTTTCAACTGATTTTGAGTTCATTTGACACAAGCTGCGGAACTAAACCGAAATATATTGATTTTTAGCTcaatttttaatcaatttaCTATTGAAGAGATATTCCAATTATTATACCATCAGTTTGGGCAATCAATCAAGTCTAAATCCGTTCAGTGCGAGTAACATATTACGCATTTAAAAAAGGGCACAGTCTTGTCACACTATTCATAGGACGCCATCTTATTAaagtaagacgtagtcccacgtcaaaaaagtcTACGAAAATGCTGCTATGAGTGATTGGTTCCGTCGCTTTGAAGACGGTGATCTCGATGTTTATGACTGTCCCCGTGTAAGGAGGTCAAAAATGGATGGAACGTCAAAGAGGCGCTGAAATTGAAGGAATTACTCAATGAAGATCTATGATCTATGGTAATGGCAGGAACagcttgtttgtttgtttgtttattgtccAGTAGGTTAAGATTATACATCTTTTAAAAATTTGCTACCCCCCTTTTCACCATGTCCTAATTATGAAAAACTTATTCTTAACTTGTTCTTAGCCTACTCAGTTTAATAATATGTAAAAAACTTTAGATTACCCGCTTCCGAAAGTTGATGCAACCACTCTTGAAATTTGCTTCCGACGAAGAACGCTTCACAGCGGTAGACAACGAATTCCAGTTTACCACACCTTGAACGAACATCGAACTGGCGTAACAAGCCGTGTTGTTggttcacgcaaaagttggatggtgtaaaaccagtacaaaattgtgcgttttcaacgcaaaagttgatgtaatttggaaccagtacaatgattgcgtgttgggcataacgcaattactgctctagcgtttttttaatatatttggcaGCTCCTGACTACTACACttgaacagtttcaactggtatcaagcagcattgcaaagcgagcgagaagcaaaaccttttacctcatttctgcttgagaacgagacatatgctacgcttctcaagtcttttgcacacacgctttcgagatactctttcttcttcatgcattccccgcagcaagcacgcaccgtcAGTATGAGTgacactaacaacactggtatcatgtatgtacagcacgggtatcttgctcatttcgtaaagcgacgagaccTTTCGCGTCGCAATACGAACCGAAAGAgagtatgtgacgtgtctagtcttgtcgcacgtaaatggaaattctacgagcgagagagaaatttctctcgtcgcttgagaaaaaagcgcgtgcaaaggatgacaaataataattattcacaatttacaagtgttgccataaaaaatcggcaacgcttttgtggctttgtggaatggagggttttgctagttttgcggtgaagccagcgttgattacaaaatgttgttgacgtaattttgtttcgttttttttttttgaaaatcattcaatggtactttgactaaatgaccaaatccatcgagataaatcgttcgagtattatagctattgaaatctagtgagttcacaagtagttgattgctgcttgcactgctccatgagtagcagtcactaatacactcgaaatacactcgacgtgagaaataaagtgtcggtatatgatacatattctgattaaATTCTTTGTCAATGTATTTgtagtacaactgttgcgttatgcgtttcacacatttattgtgcgatttctgtgcaacatttgtgcgaatcgggaagacacaatgattgtacaagacttcaacttttgcgtgttggGATCACTAGGTTTTGCAACCGGCGTCCAAGGCTGTGGATAAGATCACGGAAAAGTATTACGGGAGGTTCCATTCGCAAAAGATTCCACAGGAAAACACATGATCGATGCCATAGAAAGTCTCCAAGGGACATCCAACGAGGTTTTTTTGCAGGTGACTCACGTGATCGTAGCGACTTAGTCCGTAGACGTACCGCACACAACAATTTAATGCCACACGTAACCGATCAAAGGAGCTTGCGCTAGGCCGAACATGGAGGACATCACCAAATAAGAAATACGGAAAGATCAATGCCTTGAACAGAATTAGTTTGGAGGCTGTTGGCGCGGAGGAGGTACAGCAGTAGAGCGTTCTGAGACTTGCATAGATTTTTCCACATTGTTGAGTAATTAGTCCTTCCCACTGCAGGTCACTctggaaaataaatcctaaGTTGCTGGCACTGTTAGACCATTCGATGGTTTCTCCATTCATTGTCACTTCAGATGTTGGCAAAACAGAGGTTCTGCGATGTCGATTTGTGATTAACAGTGCTTTACTTTTTACTGGATTCACATGTAGTTCATTTCGTCGAGACCAAGCTGAACTCTTTCGAGATCTGCATTCATCATCCTGACTAACTCGCCCCTACATGTAGAGTTGTACGTCATCAGCGTAAATTTGTAAAGAGCAGAACTTCAGCACTTCGGTAGATCGTTGATATGACAgcaaaaaagaagagggccTAGAACGGAGCCTTGAGGAACGTCGATGGCACATCAACACAGCTAGAGAAACGATCACCGCAAAAAACTGTCTGCTTTCGTCCATGCAAGTACGATTCCATCAGGCTTACGGCAGTAGTGGAGAAGTTGAACTGCACATGCAGTTTGTTCAACAATGTACCATGTGGAATACTATCAAATGCCTTCGAAAAGTCGAGCAGTAGCAGTATACCAGCACCTTTTTTGTCGATAATGGCACCTAAATCATCGGAAACCCGGAGAACTGCAGTTTTGATGCTTTGTCCTTTACGAAAACTAGTTTGGCGGTCGGTCGGATTGGCTTCAATGTAGGAAGTCATCTGTTTTACAAGAATTTTTTCGAACACTTTCGACAACGCGCAGAGTATACTGATAGGGCGCAAATTGTTTATGCTGTTTTTAATGGGCATTTTTCTTTAATGGCAAAATTATTGCGTGCTTCCAGGAATCAGGGAAAGTTGAAGTCTCGATGAACATGTTGAAAAAATGCGTAATGTGTTGCACAACTAACGGTAGGATAGCTTGCTTCGATATTAGAATATACATACCTGCCAAGTCATTTCCAAGTAGTTGAATTTATTGGGAGTGATTCAAAAGCAATGAACTTGGGTTCTTTATGATTTGAAACCAAGGGATGTTGAGCGTTGCTTCAGgggcaaaaaaagaaaagatatTTTTCATCGCATCGTGACGAATGATGAAAAACGGATTCATTATAGCAACCCAGAGCAAAAAAAGTTATGGAGACTGCCCGGTAGAATATACACGCTGCGGAAGTTCTGCTGTGTATCTCGTGGGCCCAGGTcggttttttgacgtagaatacgacttacggcaacatatataggggttcaacttcaatacagggatccaatttcgaaaaccgaaaacatggagagcgtcacgaaaattgtccaatttcaaacgttctaaactcagtcagttttcaaccgatttccgtcatttttgcagcaatcgattggaaaatcatttaagcaaccgtctaaatgcagaaaattgtaatctgactgttcgaactattgtactattgaaaattgttgaaccttgtcgaaacgtgaatgtcgacctttgattggttgtttgctgcctttccctaaaaaggacgacagaatggagtacctagttagccaggaatgcactcgttgggctatataagagactgcttctcctcaggcaatctcagtttactagcagcagacAGCAGCGAcggacagtagcagcgatggcagtgggcaaacgcggcgtggagcagcagcgggcaacagcggcggcggtagtggttagctgcagaacctaactttttcagttcggctcccttttggtctgagttggaccccaccagtggtaattcaattcagatatcgttgggtgaatacagccagaaattaaatgtgactcgcaccgccaggtggtttgagaaaacaccatcttccagggtgtatatatatatagggtgtgtgcacatatataacgtgtgtAAATAc from Wyeomyia smithii strain HCP4-BCI-WySm-NY-G18 chromosome 3, ASM2978416v1, whole genome shotgun sequence encodes the following:
- the LOC129728157 gene encoding uncharacterized protein LOC129728157 — encoded protein: MTSYIEANPTDRQTSFRKGQSIKTAVLRVSDDLGAIIDKKGAGILLLLDFSKAFDSIPHGTLLNKLHVQFNFSTTAVSLMESYLHGRKQTVFCGDRFSSCVDVPSTFLKAPF